In Patescibacteria group bacterium, a single window of DNA contains:
- a CDS encoding Trp family transcriptional regulator yields the protein MNPTLKKQIEKTLALTFSDFKNEEETLNFLKSFLTDKELETLSKRLSVLYWLSKKRTQENIKNNLHVTSKFISENENLLNKKEVKEVVKKIDADAWATKWSSRLRELLKTKN from the coding sequence ATGAATCCAACTCTAAAAAAGCAAATTGAAAAAACTTTAGCTCTTACCTTTTCGGACTTCAAAAACGAAGAAGAAACTCTAAATTTTTTAAAATCTTTTTTAACAGACAAAGAACTGGAAACTTTATCCAAAAGATTATCGGTTCTTTATTGGTTAAGTAAAAAAAGAACTCAGGAAAATATCAAAAATAATTTGCACGTAACTTCTAAATTTATTTCAGAAAACGAGAATTTATTAAATAAAAAAGAAGTCAAAGAAGTCGTAAAAAAAATTGACGCAGACGCCTGGGCAACAAAATGGAGCTCTCGTTTAAGAGAGCTCCTTAAAACTAAAAATTAG